From Bdellovibrio sp. KM01:
CCCCTCTGAACGAAGCTCCATGGTCGCCTGGCAACCATCTTTGATTGGCATTTGGACATCCATCAAAATCACGTCATAGTTTTTAAGGCGCGCAGCCTGCACCCCTTCGTCACCGTTGCTTGCAATAGAAATCTTTGCGCCCGCACCTTCAAGGAAACGTTGAAGCAAGGCCTGAATGTCCGAAGAGTCTTCAACCAACAAGATTTCGCGCCCCTGCAAAGCAGTCGCAAAATCCAATGACGTGACATCCATGATCCTGATTTTGTGCTCGTTATCTTGTTCCGACAGATTCGTAAATACCGGTCCATTCTCAGGACAAATACAATCCACAGTCACCAGAAAGGAACTTCCCTTACCCAGTTCAGAATCCATCAATACCAAGTCTCCACCTAAACGACGAGCCAACGTGCGTGACAAAGCCAGGCCCAAGCCCGTGCCACCAAACTGGCGCGTATGAGAAGCATCGGCTTGCGTAAACGGCTGAAATAAAATTCCAGCTTGGGCTGGGCTGATCCCAATACCGGAATCCGTGATCTCAAAACTTAGGGACTGATGAGTCTCGGATTTACTGACGCTTAAACGTACGAAACCCGAACTTGTGAACTTAATGGCATTGCCAATCAAGTTGGACAAAATCTGCGACAAACGAGTCGCATCGGATTTAATAAAACGAGGCACGGCCGATTCGATGATAACTTCAAACTGTACATCTTTGCTGGCAGTACGGGAATCAGCGAACAAACTCAGCTCACGCAAAAGTTCGCGCAAATCCACCTCACTGATTTCAAGCTCCACTTTACCGGCTTCGACTTTGGAAATATCCAGGATGTCATCAATGATTCTTAGTAAATAGGTGCTGTTGGTGCGAACTTTCGCCGCCCAGTCCTGACGTTCAGCAACTGTCGAAGTCGAATTCGTCAACAGATCCGAGAAACCTACGATAGCTCCCAACGGTGTGCGAATTTCATGACTGACGTTCGCGATAAAATTCGTTTTCGCGCGATTCGCAGCCTCGGCCGCGTTTTTCATTTCAGCAAGATTTTTATAGAGCAGCGCTCTTTCGATATTTACCGCAAGTTTGTTCGCAAACTCTTCAGCCATCATCGCATCGACCGCATCAAAATTGGCAGAACCCGGCGCGCGCGCCAAGGTCACACAACCAATGGTGTCGCCATTTTGTTTGATGGGCATGCAGATGTAAGAGCGCAACCCCACTTTCGTAAACAATGCAAAAGTGCGCGGCGAAACGGAAAGCATGCGAAACATTTCTGGCAGGATGTCTTCGTGAAAAACAGATGCGCCTGAGCGCAAAACCTTCAGAGGACTTAAAACATCGTCGGCATTATCAAAGCCGATATCTTGAAGCTCTTTTAAAAACGGCACGAGTGCGGGGTGCTTGTGAGCCACGGTGCCAGGCCCGACTCCTAAGTCTTCACGCAAATCTATGCGACACCAATCCGCCATATTTTCAATGGCTACTTCCGCAGCTGCAGTGATTACGGAGTTACAACACGCCGTTAAATCAAAATTCCTATCCAGTGATTTCAGTGTGGTTGCATAAAACGTCAAAAGGCGTTCGGCATAATAGTTTTCGCGCGTGTCGTGGAGATAGATCAAAAGATGTTCATTGTAGGGAGATGGCGCCAACACTTTTTGAACACGAATCATTTGGCGCAAAGAAGGATTTAAACGCGCCAGTAATTTATCTAGTTTGTGATCGGCGGTCTCGTCTTCAAAACCAAGAAGGTCGCGGGCTGAATCGTTTAAATGCAGCACACGCTCATCCCGAGTCGTGATAAGAATCGGCAGATGCGTTGCAAAGAAGATGTGCTTCCACATCTCTGCTTCAATCTCCGAAAGCTGAATTTGACCGGCCATTTCGTCCCTCACATGAAATAAGGTTTAGTTTTACCTTATGGGATAGAGCGCCTCTAAAACTTATCTTTTGTATTATATTTTTTATACCGAAAAGTACGCATTTGCTTAAGCCCCGAGCAGTTACATTGCTAACCAGCAAGGGATCTAAACAAGTCTTTGAAAATATTGAACTAAACACGTTTCAGAGAAGCCCCTAAAGCGAAAATGCTTTGCTGACTTTTTCCGTGCAAATACTCCTGAACTCCCGCCAAAACCAACTTAAAAGAAGGCCCGACCTTCACCATCCCGGCATCCGTTTTTATCACATCTGTTCCTAGCAACTGATCTTCTGCTACCAGAACTCGCTGATTGAAGTCCTGGGGGCCCAACTCATCCCGCTCGCCATAACGATTGAGTTCAATATTACGAACTCCAGACACCATAAACCCTGCGTGAGGTTCGGTGCTGACCACCCAATGCGCCTTCGCTCCTTCGGCGGTTCCCAGCAAAGAGTGCCCCGTACCGACAGCCCCAATCACGGCTGATACGGCAGCTCCCATAAACGCTGCAGCCCGCTGACCCAGGGAATGATAGTGACGGCGCTTTTGAAAATCAAAAAGCTGATCAAAACGAACACTTCCCGGTTGCTCGAGCAAAAACTTTTCGTAGTTGGGATAGATATTGGCCATGTCCTCTTGAAAAACTTCAGCACCCTGGGAGGTCAGAAACTCCACCAGGGAGGGCATAACAGTTTTTGGCACGAACAATGTACAGCGAAGCCCTCGCTCTTTGCAGTAGTGAGCTAAAGAAACGGCTGTACTCCCCGCACTGACTTCAGAAATTATGGAGCCTTTTGCCACTCGTCCAGAATTAAAAAGAAAAGAGATCTCCCCTTCGACCATATGATCTTTCATAGAGCCGCCGGGATTTTCCCCTTCCAAAGAAGTAAAAACGCGGTTGCCGTCCCGAAGATTTAATTCGGGAGCGACAATTTCAACAATTCGAGACTGAGGCATTAGGCAACAATCGGTTTATCAGCGTGTTTCAAGTTCTCAGGAATATTCAAAGCGCGTGCTTTGTAAGACGCTTCAAAGATCGTCGTTTTCACTTGGGCCACATCCACGAAAATTCCGTTGGGAGAGTGCACAGTTTTACCCATACCCACAACATTTTTCGCGATTTCCGACGCAGCTACCGCAGCCGAAGTTTCCCCACCAGGAGTGACAAACGGAATATAAGAGGAGCGATCCATTGCATGAATCAACTGACCCCAGAGGTATGTCGGAACTTCTGGACAGATGAAGCGCAAGAATCGAGACAGATTTTCTTCATAAGGAAGTTTATCTGAAATCCCCGTTTGCTCAGCAAATGACGGAGTGTTTTTATTAAATACCACCACAGAACCAGAAAATCCCAAAGTCGCACAAGAGGCTACGGGGATTCCACGTTTATGAGCTTCCACATTCAAAGCCAGCTTATCTTCCATGGCAAACAGATCCACCACGTCCACAACCCAGTCGACACCTTTTAAGAATTCATCCAAATTAGCTTTCTTAACGCCCTCAGGGAAAACTTTAATTTTCACAGCAGGATTGATCGCGCGAGCTTCCGCCAAAGAACACTCGTCCTTGCGCATACCAATAGTTGTTTCTTTCGCCATACGCTGACGATTGATATTCGTTCTTTCGAAAGTATCCGGGTCAGCAATATGGAAATTTTCAAATCCCATACGAACCAGATTGATAAAAATTGAACCACCCAAACCCAAACCACCAACAGCGATTTTTGTGTTTTTCATTTTCTCAAGCTGGGCTTCTGTGAAAATGCCGATGCTGCGAAGAAATCTTTCTTTGTAATGTTGATCCATGATGAGCTCCTTCAAATTATTTTTGAACGAAATAAAATTTTGTGTGCAACAACAATTTATTTATGCAGATAATCTGAAAGAAGACTAATAAAATTTTATTTAGCTTTAACTCGATATGGTAAAAGCGGAGCCCATCTTGAAAAACCTCAATGATTTATTTCAGCTTGTGATTTTAGATTCTCCCATCGAAAACTGGGAAAATAGTGACACTCAAAATGTCTTCGCAAAAATGGTGACTTTAAAAAAGAAAGGCTATGAAAGCTGCTACCAGCAAGGCGTTCTACCTGTGGACACTTCTGATTTTTTTGCGACGCACGTGATGCTTTTTGCAAAAGAAGACAACCAGGAATTAACCCCCGTAATGGGATACAAAACAATATCTCTTAACAAGTGCCGTGAATTCAATCAGACTTTTCCGGGCCTGGCGCTAGTGACCAACGCAAAAATGCCTGAGCATATTGAAGTCCTGAATGGCATCATCTCTCGCTGTGAAAAAGAAAATCGCAACCTGGCTTACCTAGGATCGTGGACAAAAAATCCACACTACGACGTCCCTGCAAATATAAACTTAAAAGACGCTTTTCGCGCCTTTTACCGCCAAGTCTATCGTGAGCAAAACGTGCATGAAGTTGTGATCGGGGGCACTCTTCGTTTTCGTACCGAAAAATTATTTTTCGAATTAGGTCACAGACCCCTCGAAGCAAACGGCGCTCCCCTTTCACACATCCACGTTGCCCACTTAGTGAAGGAACCAGTGTTGGTGATGCACTCGACGAAATTTAACGACGATGCGACTGTAGCTGCCGAAAAAATGTGGGCTGAAGTTTGGAACAACCGGGTGGAAATTGGTGCGGCAGAGATTAAGAAAATGCCTTTGGCGGTTTAGTGTTTGTGATTTTGAAAAGTAATTTCGAAAACGCAGGCTTGCGCTCCCTTGTGAGCGCAGCACTTTTCGACTACACGGGCCTGAGCTTGACCCAAATATAATGGTGCAGATGCCATCATGCCCGCCTTCAAGTGGCAGACATGTTCATTGCCCAGATGTTTTACGCGCATTTCATCTGCGACGTCTCTTTCCGAAGTCACTTCTAACAAAGCTCCCTGCTCATCAAGACTCAAAAAGCGATAACGGCAGTTCTTTTCATAAAACTTAAGACAATCACTCCACATGTGCTCGATGATTTCTCGGGCGCTTGCCATCTGCCCATAATGATCACCCAAGATTGTGGTGGCATTACCAACGTACGTGTAAAGCCCCATGGCAAAAAAGTCTTTGGCTTGAAAACGACGTTTCGCCAAGTAAGTGAGAGTATCAGAAATCACCCGCATGCTGATCGTCGCAAAGGGATCCTGCAAAACCGACTCGCTTAAGCCCAAGTGCTTTAAAATATCAAAGCGCAACTTCCAACCGTGATATCTTTCGATATATTCAAAAGTGGTGATCGTCGTGCGACGACGGCCATAATTTGCATAGGTATAAGGTTCAGGCAAAGCCCAGGATGACTTTTGATCCGCGCGAATTTGCAAATCGTGATAGTCGACTTCCCCGAAAAGAATCTGCTCGGGCGAATAAAGAATCTGATCGGAAATACGAATCAACGAATGCTCAGATAGCTTGCGCTGACCAGTGCGGATAAGAGTGTAATCCCACCAGCTCAGGTCCAAAAGCTCCTGCCACTGATTCTCTGAAAACTGAGAAACCTGGCGGATGCGCTCCAATGTATCGAAGGACAAAGACTTGCCCATTCGTGCAACCGTTGTATTCATGACGCTCCAAATGACGCTGTGGGTTCTACATGGAATCCAGGCCACCTAAAAGCACTTTCTGTACTCACCTTTGTTTATTTAGGGTTCTAAGGGACCACCCGTGCGGTTTTTACAGGGGTCTGAGAGCGGGATTTACCTGACAGGCCGCCATTCCATCATTTAAGGTGGGGGGAGCATGTCACTTTCAGAAGTTCAAATTACAGATCAGATCACGGGTACCGGCGAAGTTGCCAGCAAAGGTGCTTTGGTTTTCATTCATTATACGGGCACTTTAAAGGACGGAACCGTCTTTGATTCATCCCACACTCACGGTCGACCGTTTGAGTTCGTGGTGGGCTCTAAGAAAGTCATTCAAGGCATGAGCCAGGGAGTCCTTGGTATGAAGGTCGGTGGCAAGCGCACCCTGCAAATTCCTGCCAGTCTGGCCTATGGTGAGCGCACCATGGGTAAAATCCCTCCCCATTCTGATTTGATCTTCGAAGTAGAGTTACTGGAGTCGCGCCCTCGCGAATAATCCTCAAGATACAGCGTCTGGCCACCAAGGCATTGCTATGCTACACTTGCTGTATGTTGAATTCATTTTTTCCCAACCACGATTTTAAAGCCTTGCTCTTTGACTTTGACGGCACGGTTGCCGACACCATGCCTGCTCACTTGGGCGCATGGAATAAGGCACTGGCTAAGTATTCGTTGTCTTTAAGCCGCGAGCAGCACCAAGCCTGGGCCGGCCGCCCCACTCATCGGATTGTTGAAATGATGAACGAGCTTCACAAGGCGACCATTGATCCACAGCAGTTCTTGGCGGAAAAAGAAGTTCACTATCTTTCCTCCCTGCATGAAGTAAAAACCATCACATCGGTGATGGATGTGATCACTCACTATCATGGCAAAGTTCCTATGGCGATCGTGACTGGCAGTCGTCGCAAGATCGTGGACCTGACAATGAAACAACTGAATCTGCATTCCTATTTTGATTTATTGGTTTGTGCGGAAGACTACACCCAAGGAAAACCCGCACCGGATTGCTTCCTGATCGCGGCATCAAAACTTAATATCGCTCCCGCAGAGTGTTTGGTTTTTGAAGATGCGGTTTTGGGTATGCAAGCCGCCCACTCTGCCGGCATGAAATGCCTGATGGTGGATGAACAGTACAGCCTGACCCACACACGAAAATGACTTTAAGGTCGGTGGAGAGCAAAAAAAATCCCGAACAGTGTCGGGATTTTTTGAAGCGCGAAATTTAAAAAGAAAAATTGGAGGTGACGAGCGGACTTGAACCGCTGTAGCAGCTTTTGCAGAGCTGAGCCTAGCCACTCGGCCACATCACCCCAGAGTGATTTCGAAGGTCTAATCTATGTTAAATCAGTCGTTTAAGTCAATCTAATCCTAGCATCCGAGTCTTTTGAGGGCCTCGACCGGTTCGAAGGTCATTTTTAGGGCAGTCTCTACATGGTGGGGCTGCAGCTTTTCGACCTGTTCAAGGTCCGCCATGGTTCTTGCGACTCGGAGCGTTGCGAGCTCGCGACGGCGACTGGATATCTCCTTGGGGAAGAGCTCCTTCATATAAAAGCTGGGAAGATCCGAGACGAGCTCTTCATAGTTCCAACGACTGGATAACTTTTTAAATCGCTCATCCACCACCGACTGCCGGGCGCGAAACATGCGACTGGCTTCAAGCTTCGCCAGTATCTCCGCACCCGATACGGACTCACCTTCTTCGCGTTTTTGCGTAAAGAACGTGATGTGAAAGCGATCCACTAAGGGACCCGAGAGTCTTTCCATATAAGACTGACATTTTTTTAAAGACCTGCCGCAGACGACTTTGGATTTGGGAACCCAGTCGCCACAGGGACAGAGATTCGTCGTCGCAATCATTAAGGACTCCGCCGGAAACTCCTCAACGAAACGACCGCGACGGATGCGAATCATGGATTCCTCCATGGGTTCCCGTAAAGACTCCTGAGCACGCACGTTGAATTCCAAAAGCTCATCCAAAATCATCACACCTTTATGGGCCCGAGTGATTTCCCCCTTAAAGGGTGGCACACCCCCACCGATCAACCCAAGAGCGGTGGTCGAGTGATGGGGATGAACCACGGGACGCCAGCGAAGAGGGGCTTCACTGCCACCCCGGTTGTTTTTTGAAATTGTATGCATGTCTTCCTGAGTGGGAGCAGCCAAGAGCGCCGATAAAGTCCGAGCAATCGTACTTTTCCCGGAGCCCGCGGGACCTGCGAGCAAAACGGAGTGTTCTCCCAAAGCGATAATCTCTAACAGCCGCGCCTGCCTTTGCGGAAATTGAAGATTTAAATCACTTTCAGGCCTGCGCACTTCGTATTGTCTGGGAACTGCTGCCACCTCCACGGGTTCACGAACATCCTGCAAACAACTCATGACCCGTCGATCAAATACCGCCACAGAGTTTTGCGACTGCCCTGTCCATACCGGAACATTTTCGTCAGGCTCAAAATCTGTAGGCAAATCTTCGGGTTCATAGACTTCACCAAGTAATCCCAACTCCCCGTACACCATCACATTCTCTGAGGGTTTCGGAAGCTGCTCTGACTCCCATAATATCCCTAAGGCCACGGCCAGCTCCAAACCGCGCGAGGATTTTTTTAAGTGATTGGGACGAAGATTCACCAACACCTGTTGCGCTTTCGGAAATTCGAAACCCTGGGCACGGATGGCACTTTTAATACGATGGATGCTTTCGCGGATTCCCTGATCCGGGAGTCCTAAGAATTGAATTTGCGGCAGTCCCGCAGTGAAATTGATTTCAACCTCGACAGGAACCAGGGCTTCATTTTCGCGAATCAGAGATTTGATTTTCATGAATCGCACTAAAAGCAAAAAAAAGCCCACAACTGGTGTGGGCTTTTTTCGCAAAATCACTGAATGTTAAAACCGAAGATCGGATTATTTCTCTACTTCCGCCATCTGGGAAAGTGGATGATGTTCCTCGATTGTACGAGTCATCGTGTTCGTCGTCACATTCGTGTAGATCTGAGTTGTCTGGATACTTGCGTGCCCCAACAACATTTGGATCGAACGAAGATCCGCGCCACTTTCCAGCAAAGCCGTGGCGCAACCATGACGGAAACGATGTGGGTTTACCGGTTCAGCAAAACCCGCACGTGTCGACCAGCTTGCAAGCCATCTCCACACGTCCACACGAGACGGACGGTGACCACGGTCGTTGATCAAAATCGAAGGACTGTTTTCTTTCATCAGCACAGAACGGTGCTCACGAAGATAAGTCGTCAATGTCTCTGCCAGTTTTTCAGTCAAAGGCACCAAACGCTCCTTACTGCCTTTACCCAAAACTTTGATCCAACGATCTGTTTGGTTAAAGTCAGTGACGTTCAAACCAATCAATTCAGAAACACGGCACCCCAGGCCGTACAAGAACAACAACGTCAATTGATTGCGTGCTGTCTTAACCGGATCTGTCACTTCGGCTGCATCGAAAAGCTGCTGAAATTCTTGCGGAGTTAGAACTTTCGGAAGACCTACTTTGACTTTGGGGGGGCGCAGTTCGCGCAGCTCCGGGCTGTTATGGCCACGAGTCTCGCAGAATTTAAAGTACGTGCGCAAAGACGAAATCACACGCGCTTGGGAGCGAGTGGAAAGCTTATGCTTTTTCATAAATTCGTAAAAGCCGGTCACGTTGTTATGGGTTTTGCGATACTCAATATAGAGTTCCAGATCACGGCGATAAGCCATCACCGTATTTTGGGAACGTCCACGCACATTTTGTAGTTCATCAAAGAAGTCGATCCAAAGAGGTAGTTCCATAGCTAATATTAGAACCAGACTTTGGGCTAAGCGCAAGAAATATTATGTCACCATTTGAAAATAAAAAACGCCCTTCACTGCGAGGTCAGTGAAAGGCGTTTGCGATTTAAAATCTATTTTTCCGTCTTAGTTGAAAGTTCCACCAAAGACAGGGCTGCAATTGATACCGTTTGCTTGCGCCACATGGATACCACCTGGAGGAATTGCTACCAAGCGATTGCCATTGATCATACCACCATTCACTTCCATGATGATATTCCCTGGGTTCGCAACCAATCTTACTGTCGACATCATACCTGCATAAGCCATCGTACCCGGAGTCACTGTATCAACAGTGTATGTGCCCGGAGCGACCTGACAGCCTGAACCGTAAAGATCGTACCAGTTCACTCCTACAGTCATCGTTCCTTGGAACGCCACTGGGCCTGAATACTGATTCAAGTTAGTACCAATATTAGAGTAACCTGGATAACCATACCCCGGATAACCGTTGGTATAAGTACCGTTGTAAGCTGTCGCGCCATTATCCACGATCACATTCAAAGACAAAGAAACCGAATTCATCGGATTCACACTTTGAACAGAACCGAATTGCTGGGCATTTGCGAACCCTACACCGTTCGTCCAAACAGTTCCTGCTGGGACGCCACCGCCTCCGTCATTGCCTTGGCAAGCTGCCATGAATGCTGAAATAGCCAGCATCGCAATCAGCTGCATGATCAATGTCGGAAAACTTACTTTGCGTAAATTAAGTTTATCCATATTTTACTCCTCGTTTAAAAACCGTTCTAAAATTCGCACTCCAGCCAGGCCGGAGTGTTTAAAGTTAATTATTGGAAAGCTGCTGCTTTAGAAATCCCAGAGAATGTACCAAGCTTTCTGTAACCGTCGTTTGGAATCACAGCTGATTTATTGATCACTGAACCCGAGCGACAGTTGTAAGGACCGTCATAGATGAACCAGCATTTTCTGTATGGAGACTGAGTTGCGTAAGATTGTGCGAAGTTCTTATAATAAAGAGAACCCGTCACGAT
This genomic window contains:
- a CDS encoding pyridoxal-phosphate dependent enzyme, translated to MPQSRIVEIVAPELNLRDGNRVFTSLEGENPGGSMKDHMVEGEISFLFNSGRVAKGSIISEVSAGSTAVSLAHYCKERGLRCTLFVPKTVMPSLVEFLTSQGAEVFQEDMANIYPNYEKFLLEQPGSVRFDQLFDFQKRRHYHSLGQRAAAFMGAAVSAVIGAVGTGHSLLGTAEGAKAHWVVSTEPHAGFMVSGVRNIELNRYGERDELGPQDFNQRVLVAEDQLLGTDVIKTDAGMVKVGPSFKLVLAGVQEYLHGKSQQSIFALGASLKRV
- a CDS encoding ATP-binding protein, yielding MAGQIQLSEIEAEMWKHIFFATHLPILITTRDERVLHLNDSARDLLGFEDETADHKLDKLLARLNPSLRQMIRVQKVLAPSPYNEHLLIYLHDTRENYYAERLLTFYATTLKSLDRNFDLTACCNSVITAAAEVAIENMADWCRIDLREDLGVGPGTVAHKHPALVPFLKELQDIGFDNADDVLSPLKVLRSGASVFHEDILPEMFRMLSVSPRTFALFTKVGLRSYICMPIKQNGDTIGCVTLARAPGSANFDAVDAMMAEEFANKLAVNIERALLYKNLAEMKNAAEAANRAKTNFIANVSHEIRTPLGAIVGFSDLLTNSTSTVAERQDWAAKVRTNSTYLLRIIDDILDISKVEAGKVELEISEVDLRELLRELSLFADSRTASKDVQFEVIIESAVPRFIKSDATRLSQILSNLIGNAIKFTSSGFVRLSVSKSETHQSLSFEITDSGIGISPAQAGILFQPFTQADASHTRQFGGTGLGLALSRTLARRLGGDLVLMDSELGKGSSFLVTVDCICPENGPVFTNLSEQDNEHKIRIMDVTSLDFATALQGREILLVEDSSDIQALLQRFLEGAGAKISIASNGDEGVQAARLKNYDVILMDVQMPIKDGCQATMELRSEGYSNLIVALTANAMKEERDRCLAAGFDAHLSKPIRRHDLIQKLMGFLGQFEKRQSEITPSV
- a CDS encoding ThiF family adenylyltransferase — protein: MDQHYKERFLRSIGIFTEAQLEKMKNTKIAVGGLGLGGSIFINLVRMGFENFHIADPDTFERTNINRQRMAKETTIGMRKDECSLAEARAINPAVKIKVFPEGVKKANLDEFLKGVDWVVDVVDLFAMEDKLALNVEAHKRGIPVASCATLGFSGSVVVFNKNTPSFAEQTGISDKLPYEENLSRFLRFICPEVPTYLWGQLIHAMDRSSYIPFVTPGGETSAAVAASEIAKNVVGMGKTVHSPNGIFVDVAQVKTTIFEASYKARALNIPENLKHADKPIVA
- a CDS encoding FKBP-type peptidyl-prolyl cis-trans isomerase produces the protein MSLSEVQITDQITGTGEVASKGALVFIHYTGTLKDGTVFDSSHTHGRPFEFVVGSKKVIQGMSQGVLGMKVGGKRTLQIPASLAYGERTMGKIPPHSDLIFEVELLESRPRE
- a CDS encoding ATP-binding protein; this encodes MKIKSLIRENEALVPVEVEINFTAGLPQIQFLGLPDQGIRESIHRIKSAIRAQGFEFPKAQQVLVNLRPNHLKKSSRGLELAVALGILWESEQLPKPSENVMVYGELGLLGEVYEPEDLPTDFEPDENVPVWTGQSQNSVAVFDRRVMSCLQDVREPVEVAAVPRQYEVRRPESDLNLQFPQRQARLLEIIALGEHSVLLAGPAGSGKSTIARTLSALLAAPTQEDMHTISKNNRGGSEAPLRWRPVVHPHHSTTALGLIGGGVPPFKGEITRAHKGVMILDELLEFNVRAQESLREPMEESMIRIRRGRFVEEFPAESLMIATTNLCPCGDWVPKSKVVCGRSLKKCQSYMERLSGPLVDRFHITFFTQKREEGESVSGAEILAKLEASRMFRARQSVVDERFKKLSSRWNYEELVSDLPSFYMKELFPKEISSRRRELATLRVARTMADLEQVEKLQPHHVETALKMTFEPVEALKRLGC
- a CDS encoding HAD family phosphatase, which gives rise to MLNSFFPNHDFKALLFDFDGTVADTMPAHLGAWNKALAKYSLSLSREQHQAWAGRPTHRIVEMMNELHKATIDPQQFLAEKEVHYLSSLHEVKTITSVMDVITHYHGKVPMAIVTGSRRKIVDLTMKQLNLHSYFDLLVCAEDYTQGKPAPDCFLIAASKLNIAPAECLVFEDAVLGMQAAHSAGMKCLMVDEQYSLTHTRK
- a CDS encoding site-specific tyrosine recombinase, with translation MELPLWIDFFDELQNVRGRSQNTVMAYRRDLELYIEYRKTHNNVTGFYEFMKKHKLSTRSQARVISSLRTYFKFCETRGHNSPELRELRPPKVKVGLPKVLTPQEFQQLFDAAEVTDPVKTARNQLTLLFLYGLGCRVSELIGLNVTDFNQTDRWIKVLGKGSKERLVPLTEKLAETLTTYLREHRSVLMKENSPSILINDRGHRPSRVDVWRWLASWSTRAGFAEPVNPHRFRHGCATALLESGADLRSIQMLLGHASIQTTQIYTNVTTNTMTRTIEEHHPLSQMAEVEK